The genomic interval AACGCTCGACCATTTGCTTATCGCGATTACAGTTCTATTAGACCTCTGTTTCGTCGCTACCGCAATTGTTGTAGCATATTGGGTCCGGTTTGAATCGGGTTGGACACCTGAAGTCCTTGCCTTGCACAAAGGGGGTACCCCACCCCTTGACGACTATTTTCGGCTTATCCCACTGATGGTGATAATCTGGCTAATGACGTTGAAGGCGTTAAAACTCTATCGTCCGGAAAGCAACGCGACATTCTCGGCGTTCTGGACGCTCTGCAAAGCCGCGGGTATCTCCCTCATCGCCACGTTAGCGGCACTCTTTTTCATCTACCATCACGATGCCTACTCGCGCTGGGTCATGCTCTTGGCTACCGGTTTCAGTCTCGTCGGGTTGTTCTTGGGTCGATGGGTCCTTTACCGCTTTCGACAATCAATTCACGCCCAAGGCGTCGGCGTAAATCGACTGGCAATCGTCGGAAACTACGATGTCCGTGTCGAAAAGTTCATCAACGCTCTAAACGCTACAGCAGATAGTGGCTACGAAGTGGTAGGGATAATCGCTGGAACAACAGATGCTGATAATCCACCCGTGCGGTCCCTTGGGAACAGCCAAGACATCCTTGAACTTGTGCAAAAACATCGACTTGATACGCTTTTCATCGTATCCCCGACGGTCCCAAATGACACGATCCTGCAGATTCTCCACGCCTGCGAAGGTATCCCAGTTCAAATCAACGTTCTGCCCGAACTCTCCGAATTTATCAGGGACAGCAGGAGCACTATCACCTTTTTTGAGGATATACCGGTGTTACAATTAAGGGAAACACCGATGCAGGGCGGACGTGGCATCGTTAAGCGCCTTATAGACATCGTCCTGAGTGCATCGGCGTTGATCGTCTTAAGCCCGCTCATGTTAAGCATCGCGATCTCCATCCGCCTAACTTCATCCGGCAGAGCGATTTTCCTTCAAGAACGGGTCGGGAGAGGTGGAAAGCGGTTCAAGATTTGCAAATTTCGTTCCATGCGCGCCGATGCTGAGGAACAGGTTGGACATGTGTGGGCAAAAAGCGATGATCCGCGGCAAACCGCACTTGGAAAATTCCTGAGACGCTGGAGTTTAGACGAACTGCCGCAATTCTTCAATGTTCTCAAGGGCGATATGAGCCTCGTCGGTCCCCGCCCAGAGATGTCTGGATTAATTGATACGTTCAGTGAATCCATTCCGCATTATCTCGCTCGGCAGCGTGTTAAATCTGGTATGACCGGGTGGGCACAAGTCAACGGTTTGCGCGGTAATACCTCCCTTGAAGAACGGATCTCTTACGACCGGTATTACATCGAAAATTGGTCTCTTGGCTTGGACCTCAAGATCATTTTGAAAACATTATGGGCAATTAAAAAAGGTTCGCGCTAATTCTGGAAATACCGTCGCACAAAGGGCCAAGCCCCCGCTTTGTAATAGCGGTGTCCACCCTCTCCGATAAAGAGTTCACACCTATCTGCCACACCAGCAACCCTGTAGATATTTTTTAAGCGTTCATAAGCCAATTCGACGTGATCTATCGGGAAAATCCCGTCCCCTCGTCCGGCAATCGCACAAAACGGACGCGGTGCGATTAAGCCTGCGACATCGTACATCTCTCCAAGCCGCATCACCCCAGGCACATAGTTGCATTCGCAATGTCGGATCATGCCGATGCTCCCTTCAAACGTACAGAAATAGCAACTCGGCACCGCTACAGCGATGCGTGTTTCACATGCCGCCGCAAAAAGCGACACCGTCCCACCGCCGGAGTTCCCAGTAATAGCGATGCGTTCAGCATCTATTGGTAAATCCTTTATCGCCCAATCAATGAGACGAGACATGTCCCATACCCGCTCACCGATCGGGGTCCGTCCAAGGAGTATACTATGAACCAATTGGTGTCGGCAAGAGTGCGTATTATTCGCTTGCTTATCCGCTTCGGTGCGCGTCTCACCAAACGCTCGCGTCGTCGGTGCAATAGCGATGTAACCCTCCTCAACGGCTGCCTGTCGAGCGATGTCGCGCTCGCCTTCCAACATGTGTTCTTCCTCTGCTTCTGTGTGTGCGATCCCAGCATAGAGATGTGGATGGTTATGTCCGTGCGGTGCAAGGATCAGCGGCACTTTCCCTTCAACCGTTTTCGGACGAAGCAGGTAAAACGGCAGGGGTACCGTTGGTTCGACCCACAGATACCAACTCTCTCGGAAATGATTATCCATATCCAAGACTTCGAGTTGCTCCGCTTTCGGGACGTACTCCTTCAGATCGGATTCCATGTTGTCCAAACCGAGGATCTCTCGCAACTTCGGACGAAAATTCGCCTGCCATGCTAACAACTCTTCCCGTTTGGTCGCCTGAAATTCAAACGCTCTCGGAACGGTATCGTATAAGTTTTTGAAATGCGTTTCAGCGTTGTACATTACGGTTCTCCCCTCTATGGATGCGGTTCACTTGACAAAATTTTTAACACTGCTATAATGCGCATAATCATAGACGACACTTGCAGATGTGTCAACTCTTTTAACAACCTCAAACATTCTAAGGTCCTTCAGACAATCGATCCTGATCCATTTAAAATAGCAACCGAAATTTAGTCCGAAACGAAGTGGAGGACGGCTCCGACGCGAAAATCTTGAAGTTTCAAACGACGTTACTTCTCCGCAAGGAATAATTAAAAAATGAAAATTCTGATAACCGGTGCGAGCGGCAGGCTTGGCGAATTTGTGATCCGAGAATTGGCGGATCAACACTCACTCGTCCTCA from Candidatus Poribacteria bacterium carries:
- a CDS encoding undecaprenyl-phosphate glucose phosphotransferase, which encodes MNNKTLDHLLIAITVLLDLCFVATAIVVAYWVRFESGWTPEVLALHKGGTPPLDDYFRLIPLMVIIWLMTLKALKLYRPESNATFSAFWTLCKAAGISLIATLAALFFIYHHDAYSRWVMLLATGFSLVGLFLGRWVLYRFRQSIHAQGVGVNRLAIVGNYDVRVEKFINALNATADSGYEVVGIIAGTTDADNPPVRSLGNSQDILELVQKHRLDTLFIVSPTVPNDTILQILHACEGIPVQINVLPELSEFIRDSRSTITFFEDIPVLQLRETPMQGGRGIVKRLIDIVLSASALIVLSPLMLSIAISIRLTSSGRAIFLQERVGRGGKRFKICKFRSMRADAEEQVGHVWAKSDDPRQTALGKFLRRWSLDELPQFFNVLKGDMSLVGPRPEMSGLIDTFSESIPHYLARQRVKSGMTGWAQVNGLRGNTSLEERISYDRYYIENWSLGLDLKIILKTLWAIKKGSR